From the Borrelia puertoricensis genome, one window contains:
- a CDS encoding UTP--glucose-1-phosphate uridylyltransferase, with product MKGIILAAGYGTRFLPITKTIPKEMLPILNKPSIDYIIEEFTSSGIKEILIITSRRKSVLDNYFDREIELEIVFTKECKKDLLEKIKLKDINVSFIRQNEMMGTGHALLHAKPWIGTENVIVAYPDDLHVGSPSLTTQLIELHKKTGKNILSVIENPKDINRYGVIKLNKDNIHVKDIVEKPEIGKEPSNKASIGRFLYTHEFFKFLEEGFKIHQKGEYHHIYALRKLMSENKVLYKEIEGERLDIGDIGGYLEAIIKIAKRDDKLLQIIKDSLRN from the coding sequence ATGAAAGGTATTATTTTAGCTGCGGGATATGGAACAAGGTTCTTACCCATAACAAAAACTATTCCAAAAGAAATGCTGCCAATTTTAAACAAACCATCAATTGATTACATTATTGAAGAATTTACTAGTTCTGGAATCAAAGAAATACTAATAATAACTTCAAGAAGAAAAAGTGTTTTAGACAATTATTTTGATAGAGAAATTGAACTCGAAATTGTATTTACCAAAGAATGTAAAAAAGACTTGCTAGAAAAAATCAAACTTAAAGACATTAATGTTAGCTTTATAAGGCAAAATGAAATGATGGGCACAGGTCATGCTCTACTGCATGCAAAACCCTGGATAGGAACTGAAAATGTAATAGTCGCATACCCTGACGATTTACATGTTGGATCACCATCCTTAACAACACAATTAATAGAATTGCATAAAAAAACTGGAAAAAACATATTATCTGTTATTGAAAATCCTAAAGACATTAACAGATATGGAGTAATAAAATTAAATAAAGACAATATTCATGTCAAAGACATAGTAGAGAAGCCAGAAATTGGAAAAGAACCAAGCAACAAAGCATCTATCGGAAGATTCTTATATACCCATGAATTTTTCAAATTTTTAGAAGAAGGTTTTAAAATTCACCAAAAAGGAGAATATCATCATATTTATGCCTTAAGAAAACTCATGTCTGAGAACAAAGTATTATACAAAGAAATAGAAGGTGAAAGACTTGATATAGGCGATATTGGGGGATATTTAGAAGCGATAATCAAAATTGCAAAACGTGATGATAAATTACTACAAATCATTAAAGATTCACTAAGGAACTAA
- a CDS encoding BB_0208 family protein: protein MKIVPKYQEFYNSLSILKKYININIEEKILKYSILSKLYKLNEEEIQNLIKISQDYELKKNKINITLEEYYYEKIQDKKIKNWILEIIREKNSLQIKKETNLISKRSGITYKLNSTNFLKIIEIQNNSKYTQEKKELYKQLILNFSSNLKIENLEPTIDILIAVKHRNKEKIKGILKYNQSFQRLFKSSLGKKQSRVIKLKKLLILTYWPVGCLSKSLFNKILTKHYKYIIDEVLTLKYDEILKYLKTIKTFSLNEIFYKGSNKNSNFNYFFSEFMKYTPKDFQNTLKTYLFSLEKTAIKQYLEWFFKNKVPNEWEDFIFAIEYLETHKLLNLSLNIKDIIIAKFKAEEFFVSFEKMNFNPYKNSKIFQNKNIKRIFLQNVINYIKNNSTKIDTYGWIAFYIYADKNDKAKFSKDIKNFFENKKLEIQNQIFVYFLSFYPNIDKKHFEFISEIMIHLDKDKISIPQEIIKMQEISPYRLNYRKSYIFVKSLILRTRVLKILHKNIKLALLLKLEEFKIETLLPAICYIICYSKPNALKEEKTISSEKKEEIMKFITFLTKE from the coding sequence ATGAAGATAGTACCAAAATATCAAGAATTTTATAATTCTCTTAGCATATTAAAAAAATATATAAATATAAACATAGAAGAAAAAATTTTAAAATATAGCATTTTATCAAAACTTTACAAGCTCAATGAAGAAGAAATTCAAAATCTTATAAAAATAAGTCAAGATTATGAACTTAAAAAAAACAAAATCAATATCACACTTGAAGAATATTATTATGAAAAAATACAAGACAAAAAAATAAAAAATTGGATACTAGAAATAATTAGAGAAAAAAATTCATTACAAATAAAAAAAGAAACAAATCTTATCAGTAAAAGATCTGGGATAACATATAAATTAAATTCCACCAACTTTTTAAAAATAATTGAAATACAAAATAATAGCAAATACACACAAGAAAAAAAAGAATTATATAAACAATTAATATTAAATTTCTCTAGTAACTTAAAAATAGAAAATCTAGAACCAACAATAGACATATTAATAGCTGTAAAACATAGAAACAAGGAAAAAATTAAAGGCATACTAAAATATAATCAATCATTTCAAAGATTATTTAAATCAAGTTTAGGAAAAAAACAAAGTAGAGTAATAAAACTAAAAAAATTACTCATATTAACCTACTGGCCAGTAGGATGTTTATCCAAATCACTTTTCAATAAAATCTTAACAAAACATTACAAATACATAATAGATGAAGTTTTAACTCTCAAGTATGATGAGATCCTAAAATACCTAAAAACAATTAAAACTTTCAGTCTTAATGAAATTTTTTATAAAGGATCAAATAAAAATTCTAATTTCAACTATTTTTTTAGTGAATTTATGAAATATACCCCTAAAGATTTTCAAAACACTTTAAAAACTTATTTATTTTCACTCGAAAAAACTGCAATAAAACAATATCTAGAATGGTTTTTTAAAAACAAAGTACCAAATGAATGGGAAGATTTCATCTTTGCAATTGAATATCTTGAAACACATAAACTGCTCAACCTAAGTTTAAATATCAAAGATATCATCATAGCAAAATTTAAAGCAGAAGAATTTTTTGTATCTTTTGAAAAAATGAACTTCAATCCATACAAAAATTCAAAAATATTTCAAAATAAAAATATAAAAAGAATATTTTTACAAAATGTAATAAATTATATAAAAAACAACTCAACAAAAATAGATACATACGGATGGATTGCATTTTATATTTACGCAGATAAAAATGACAAAGCAAAATTCTCAAAAGATATAAAAAACTTTTTTGAGAACAAAAAACTTGAAATTCAAAATCAAATATTTGTATATTTTTTATCCTTTTATCCAAATATTGATAAAAAACATTTTGAATTCATATCAGAAATAATGATACACCTCGATAAAGATAAAATTTCAATACCTCAAGAAATAATAAAAATGCAAGAAATAAGTCCTTACAGATTAAATTATCGTAAATCATACATTTTTGTCAAATCATTAATTTTAAGAACAAGAGTACTTAAAATATTACATAAAAACATTAAACTAGCATTGCTACTTAAACTAGAAGAATTTAAAATTGAAACATTACTACCTGCCATATGCTATATTATTTGTTATTCCAAACCAAATGCATTAAAAGAAGAAAAAACAATATCATCCGAAAAAAAAGAAGAAATAATGAAATTTATTACATTTTTAACTAAAGAATAA
- the rsmD gene encoding 16S rRNA (guanine(966)-N(2))-methyltransferase RsmD, protein MHVSAGKYKGWKVDFPKIVGVRPVMAIVREAFFSIFLNQILGSNFLDVFAGTGIMSLEALSRGANLAHLVDCNKFSKNVLIKNFEVVNEPYKFFFRKAELFLKKSYLFYDFIYLDPPFGYSLKENLLKIISENESLNKDAKIIIHYPSRENLDNNILRLYKYDFRKYGGSKLDFFKVQSYV, encoded by the coding sequence ATGCATGTAAGTGCAGGTAAATATAAGGGATGGAAGGTTGATTTTCCTAAAATAGTTGGTGTGCGTCCTGTGATGGCTATTGTTAGAGAAGCATTTTTTTCCATTTTTTTAAATCAGATTTTAGGATCAAATTTTCTTGATGTATTTGCAGGGACGGGAATAATGTCTCTTGAAGCTCTAAGTAGGGGAGCTAATCTTGCTCATCTTGTTGATTGCAATAAATTTTCTAAAAATGTTTTGATTAAGAATTTTGAAGTTGTGAATGAACCTTACAAATTTTTTTTCAGGAAGGCTGAATTATTTCTTAAAAAGAGTTATCTTTTTTATGATTTTATTTATCTTGATCCGCCTTTTGGATATTCTTTGAAAGAGAATTTACTTAAAATAATATCAGAAAATGAAAGTTTAAATAAAGATGCAAAAATTATTATTCATTATCCTTCGAGAGAAAATTTGGACAACAATATTTTAAGACTCTATAAATATGATTTTAGAAAGTATGGGGGGTCAAAACTTGATTTTTTTAAAGTTCAGTCTTATGTGTAG
- a CDS encoding hemolysin family protein produces the protein MLELTIILIFIILSAIFSASETAYTSLSLIQLQDIKKKGKLGIIVYNLAQNPSKLVTTILIGNNIANITASALTTKLVLDKYGNNALALSTGIITIIVLICSEIFPKQIAILNNESIVLSTSILLKILTILFTPAIYVINGIVKILLSLCKIKASQKMTKDSIKNMLFLAEKLGILENDDRIFMQKMLNIGEVRASEIMTHRTEVFSLSSTSQLKDKIKLIKKEGYSRIPVYKGQNREQIIGILITKDLIEISKKKLEQNIIKFVKPAVFVQQNKRIKDILDIMRQKQKIMAIVIDEYGGFAGILTIEDIVEKIFGAIFDEYDFEEQKQLITKKNENIYLISGETTFDEIEETIGIKIQHKDYINTIGGYIMDLLDKIPTGGEQVSTEHGKYLIEEIQNHKIKKITFTKLEKE, from the coding sequence ATGTTAGAATTAACAATTATATTAATATTCATAATATTATCGGCAATTTTTTCAGCATCAGAGACAGCCTACACATCATTAAGCCTAATTCAACTCCAAGACATAAAGAAAAAAGGCAAATTAGGAATAATAGTATACAACTTAGCACAAAATCCATCAAAGCTTGTAACGACAATTCTAATTGGGAATAATATTGCCAACATAACAGCAAGCGCCCTTACAACAAAATTGGTCCTCGACAAATATGGAAACAATGCACTTGCTTTATCAACTGGAATCATAACAATAATAGTGCTTATATGCTCAGAAATATTCCCTAAACAGATTGCAATTCTAAATAATGAGAGCATAGTTTTATCAACCTCAATCTTACTCAAAATATTAACAATCTTATTCACACCAGCAATATATGTAATTAATGGAATAGTTAAAATTTTACTAAGTCTATGTAAAATAAAAGCAAGTCAAAAAATGACTAAAGATAGCATTAAAAACATGTTATTTTTGGCCGAAAAATTAGGAATTTTAGAAAATGATGACAGAATATTCATGCAAAAAATGCTAAACATAGGAGAAGTTAGGGCTTCTGAGATTATGACACACCGAACAGAAGTATTCTCACTCTCAAGCACATCACAATTAAAAGATAAGATCAAACTAATTAAAAAAGAAGGATATTCCAGAATTCCTGTATATAAAGGCCAAAATAGAGAACAAATAATAGGAATTTTAATAACTAAAGACCTAATTGAAATAAGTAAAAAAAAACTTGAACAAAACATTATTAAATTTGTAAAACCTGCCGTTTTTGTACAACAAAACAAAAGGATAAAAGATATACTAGATATCATGAGACAAAAACAAAAAATAATGGCCATCGTTATCGACGAGTATGGAGGATTTGCAGGAATACTTACAATAGAAGACATAGTAGAGAAAATCTTTGGTGCAATATTTGATGAATATGATTTTGAAGAACAGAAACAACTAATTACTAAAAAAAATGAAAATATCTACCTAATATCGGGCGAGACTACATTTGATGAGATTGAAGAAACAATTGGAATAAAAATTCAACACAAAGATTATATAAACACAATTGGAGGATACATAATGGATTTACTTGATAAAATACCCACGGGAGGAGAACAGGTTAGCACAGAACATGGAAAATATTTAATAGAGGAAATCCAGAATCATAAAATAAAAAAAATAACATTTACAAAACTTGAAAAGGAGTAA
- a CDS encoding tetratricopeptide repeat protein, with the protein MNKRKNLPILIILIILLIASFGGLGYYVYKERLNKNNQEIMLNEVKNSVMDRNYKKAHSITKILKDKYPHNADIAMLENTLSELANNSPFESKDLQKDTANQILDKIQGKQQSIPINNENSEIAFNNRYIKDTTKIENYADRKDDTGIENEDILEFNQNTIPENLRKNINKIAKQQESSPNNDKSIENKKNLFNLKKLKENLNKELNQTKPTQFNTTKQVIKTHEQNEDKPIKKNTDGSRENKTKQIDKVVEISPSIKPKNKKETPNTKDAHKNQIIEKIERPYSYVIKKVLYEILDNINTGNPSLAKERLNELIKKGLSYKFNKVNDLIDKLQTQEAANLLIRLIKQDIEPNSISIEKAPSKKELLKQKQPKEEKFPIKDHLTDNQIKMKEEPKIHANHISQTSIELQSLKMLASTNEEQKDFKKAEEIYEKIANITNKAEDHYKVGIMKFKLKKYEESIKAFDKTISLNPKHKKAYTNKGTSLILSNKPKQAIEAFKKAITIDPNYDTAYYKKGIAEEQNNDKQNAFLSFKKAYEITKNPHYALKTGIIANYIGDFKNSEKYLDKASTSIKEKNDIMFYNLAIAKFENDNLNESLISINKALDINPEKSEYLYLKASIYLTKENYNEAIPLYNSVILKNSENITAHINLARAYEKSGNEPKAIETLEKISNKNHLLALNNLGILYKNQGNYQKAIEIFQKAEAHSSLEAKYNLATALIAIKDNKRAMEKLKEYIKINPNNPEALHALGIIEYNDNGNDKILKEVINKFPNYKQNKTIIKIIGK; encoded by the coding sequence ATGAATAAAAGAAAAAATTTACCCATACTAATAATTTTAATAATATTACTTATTGCTTCATTTGGAGGACTTGGTTATTACGTATATAAAGAACGCCTAAATAAAAACAATCAAGAAATAATGCTAAATGAAGTAAAAAACAGCGTTATGGACAGAAATTATAAAAAAGCACACTCAATAACAAAAATTCTAAAAGATAAATACCCGCACAATGCAGATATTGCAATGCTTGAAAACACTCTTTCCGAACTTGCAAATAACAGTCCTTTTGAATCAAAAGATTTACAAAAAGATACGGCTAATCAAATATTAGATAAAATACAAGGAAAACAACAATCAATACCTATTAACAATGAAAATTCTGAAATTGCTTTTAACAATAGATATATAAAAGATACTACAAAAATAGAAAATTACGCTGATAGGAAAGATGATACTGGAATTGAAAACGAAGACATTTTAGAATTTAATCAAAACACAATACCTGAGAACTTAAGAAAAAACATAAATAAAATAGCAAAACAACAAGAATCAAGTCCAAACAACGATAAATCTATTGAGAATAAAAAAAATCTATTTAACTTAAAAAAACTAAAAGAAAATCTCAACAAAGAATTAAATCAAACCAAGCCCACTCAGTTCAACACTACAAAACAAGTCATAAAAACACACGAACAAAATGAAGATAAACCTATAAAAAAGAATACAGATGGCTCTAGGGAAAATAAAACAAAACAAATTGACAAAGTTGTAGAAATTTCTCCCTCTATCAAACCAAAAAATAAAAAAGAGACCCCAAACACAAAAGATGCTCATAAAAATCAAATAATCGAAAAAATAGAGAGACCTTATAGTTATGTAATAAAAAAAGTACTCTATGAAATATTAGATAACATTAATACCGGGAATCCCTCACTTGCCAAAGAAAGACTTAATGAACTTATTAAAAAAGGATTGAGTTACAAATTCAATAAAGTTAATGACTTAATTGATAAACTACAAACCCAAGAAGCGGCCAATCTCTTAATTAGATTAATAAAACAAGATATAGAGCCAAATTCAATAAGTATAGAAAAAGCTCCTTCCAAAAAGGAGCTTTTAAAGCAAAAACAACCCAAAGAAGAAAAATTCCCTATAAAAGATCACTTAACAGATAATCAAATAAAAATGAAAGAAGAACCTAAAATACATGCAAACCATATTAGTCAAACCTCAATAGAATTACAATCTCTTAAAATGCTAGCATCAACAAATGAAGAACAAAAAGATTTCAAAAAAGCCGAAGAAATTTATGAAAAAATTGCAAATATTACAAACAAAGCAGAAGATCACTACAAAGTCGGAATAATGAAATTTAAACTTAAAAAATATGAAGAATCAATAAAAGCATTTGATAAAACAATATCATTAAATCCAAAGCATAAAAAAGCATATACAAATAAAGGAACAAGCTTAATATTGTCAAATAAACCAAAACAAGCAATTGAAGCTTTCAAAAAGGCAATTACAATCGACCCAAATTATGATACTGCCTACTATAAAAAAGGAATAGCAGAAGAACAAAACAATGACAAACAAAATGCTTTTTTAAGTTTCAAAAAAGCTTATGAGATTACAAAAAATCCTCATTACGCTTTAAAAACAGGAATTATTGCAAACTATATTGGGGATTTTAAAAACAGCGAAAAATATCTAGACAAAGCAAGTACTTCGATAAAAGAAAAAAACGATATTATGTTTTATAATCTAGCAATAGCAAAATTTGAAAATGATAATCTTAATGAATCACTAATAAGTATCAATAAAGCCCTTGACATAAATCCAGAAAAATCTGAGTACTTATATTTAAAAGCATCTATTTATTTGACTAAAGAAAATTATAATGAAGCAATACCACTCTACAATAGTGTAATTTTAAAAAATTCTGAAAATATTACGGCTCATATCAATCTAGCAAGAGCATACGAAAAATCAGGCAATGAACCAAAAGCAATTGAAACTCTTGAGAAAATTAGCAATAAAAATCATTTATTAGCACTAAACAATCTTGGCATACTTTATAAAAATCAAGGAAACTATCAAAAAGCAATAGAAATTTTTCAAAAAGCAGAAGCTCACTCAAGTCTTGAAGCAAAATACAATCTTGCAACTGCCTTGATTGCTATTAAAGATAATAAAAGAGCTATGGAAAAATTAAAAGAATACATTAAAATAAATCCAAACAACCCAGAAGCTCTACATGCATTAGGCATAATAGAATATAATGATAATGGGAATGATAAAATACTTAAAGAAGTTATCAACAAATTTCCCAATTACAAACAAAATAAAACAATAATAAAAATTATAGGCAAATGA
- the mutL gene encoding DNA mismatch repair endonuclease MutL, translating to MNKIKFLDRSLVQKIAAGEAIDRPCSILRELLDNSIDSGADKIEVFLEEGGIRRILITDNGSGISKEDLKICYLSHTTSKINEEKDLEKIQTLGFRGEALSSIAICSNLTITSSTTGEDSYQIEVENGTEKYFKKQSAINGTIVDVTNLFHNFPARKRFLKKDSIETKMCLKVFEEKAVTHPGIDFKLSLNNELRKVYFKESLINRVQSVYGEIIENNKFGKIETEYENVQMKIFFAPPNFSRRDRRNIKIFLNRRPVEEHNLSEAIIDGHSRILTNRNFPICYLFLEIDPRYVDFNIHPQKKEVRFFNLPFLPKQVSSNINEFFDRERKEILQDYHNIIIKRQITNDTHLLHPEDDLTNSNFQAYEIIQNESLILDKPKNNKITNIIEDKVKFESQNPIQKDKPSFKSYIQNILLETSTMPNDFQKPITKHKFKYRGQLFSEFLIVEKDNEVFFIDQHALHEKIIYQTLINSEKITQKLLIPIEFQVDCEDTDKILASELEEYKKLDIIVTKIKEQTYQLESIPNICNKYENLIIQFFKTRKSKTIDSLQTDLYATIACRQAIKCNDTISSEFSQFLINEFFNLKLKYCPHGRKIYHKISKFELEKNVNRK from the coding sequence ATGAATAAAATAAAATTTTTAGATAGAAGTCTAGTACAAAAAATAGCAGCAGGAGAAGCAATAGATAGACCTTGTTCAATTTTAAGAGAATTACTTGACAATTCAATAGATTCCGGAGCAGATAAAATTGAGGTTTTTCTTGAAGAAGGTGGGATTCGAAGAATACTAATAACAGACAATGGTAGCGGAATAAGCAAAGAAGATTTAAAAATATGTTACCTATCCCATACCACTTCAAAAATAAATGAAGAGAAAGACCTTGAAAAAATCCAAACACTAGGATTTAGAGGGGAAGCTCTCTCAAGTATTGCCATCTGTTCAAATTTAACAATCACAAGTTCAACTACAGGAGAAGACAGCTACCAAATTGAAGTTGAAAACGGAACTGAAAAATATTTTAAAAAACAATCCGCAATAAATGGAACAATAGTAGATGTTACGAATCTATTCCACAATTTCCCAGCAAGAAAAAGATTCTTAAAAAAAGACTCTATCGAAACAAAAATGTGTTTAAAAGTCTTTGAAGAAAAGGCTGTTACTCATCCTGGCATTGACTTTAAATTAAGTCTAAACAATGAACTAAGAAAAGTTTACTTTAAAGAAAGCTTAATAAATAGAGTTCAGAGTGTATATGGAGAAATAATAGAAAACAATAAATTTGGGAAAATAGAAACAGAATATGAAAATGTACAAATGAAAATCTTTTTTGCTCCACCCAACTTCTCAAGAAGAGACAGACGAAACATAAAAATATTCCTAAATAGAAGACCTGTTGAAGAGCACAATCTATCTGAAGCAATAATTGATGGACATAGCAGAATACTCACTAATAGAAATTTCCCAATATGTTATTTATTTCTAGAAATAGATCCCAGATACGTCGATTTTAATATACATCCTCAAAAAAAAGAAGTAAGATTTTTCAACTTACCATTTCTTCCTAAGCAAGTTTCAAGCAATATTAACGAATTTTTTGACAGAGAACGAAAAGAAATTTTACAAGATTACCATAACATAATAATCAAAAGGCAAATAACAAATGACACTCATCTATTACACCCTGAAGATGATCTAACAAATTCAAATTTTCAAGCTTATGAAATCATACAAAACGAATCATTGATTCTAGATAAACCTAAAAACAATAAAATAACAAACATAATAGAAGATAAGGTAAAATTTGAAAGTCAAAACCCAATTCAAAAAGATAAACCATCATTCAAAAGCTACATCCAAAATATTCTCCTAGAAACTTCTACAATGCCAAATGATTTTCAAAAACCAATAACAAAACATAAATTTAAATATAGGGGACAACTATTTTCAGAATTTTTAATAGTAGAAAAAGATAATGAGGTTTTCTTCATAGATCAGCATGCACTTCACGAAAAAATCATATATCAAACTTTAATAAATTCAGAAAAAATTACTCAAAAACTTCTAATACCGATTGAATTTCAAGTAGACTGTGAAGATACAGATAAAATATTAGCAAGTGAATTGGAAGAATATAAAAAATTAGATATCATAGTTACCAAAATAAAGGAACAAACCTACCAACTCGAATCAATTCCCAATATCTGCAACAAATATGAAAATCTTATCATTCAATTTTTTAAAACAAGAAAAAGTAAAACAATTGATTCGCTGCAAACTGATTTATATGCAACCATTGCATGTAGACAAGCTATTAAATGCAATGATACAATAAGTTCTGAATTTAGTCAATTTTTAATAAATGAATTTTTCAATCTCAAACTAAAATACTGCCCACATGGAAGAAAAATTTACCATAAAATTTCCAAATTTGAGCTTGAAAAAAATGTTAACAGAAAATAA
- the hflK gene encoding FtsH protease activity modulator HflK: protein MLNDILKFFNKTYEYMIILIVLVIALLITIANIFVVGPSDEAIVLRLGKLNRILEPGIHIKIPLIEEKLIVPVKIVQEVKFGFNTNNNTGLNLNEDDGIIITGDLNIIKVEWLVQYKISDPYSFMFKVEDPAKTITDIAKSSMNRLIGDNTIFEIINDNRVGVTEGVKASMNEIIKTYDLGIDIVQVQIRNAMPPKGKVYEAFEDVNIAIQDKNKFINEGRKKFNQIIPKIRGEALKLIEEAKGYKENRINTALAETAIFNAILNAYIKDPEITRERIYNEAMKEILESKDNIEIIDKNLNNFLPFKEVK from the coding sequence ATGTTAAATGATATCTTAAAATTTTTCAACAAAACATATGAATATATGATAATTCTAATTGTATTAGTAATCGCATTACTAATAACCATTGCAAATATTTTTGTGGTGGGACCATCTGATGAAGCTATAGTTCTTCGTCTTGGCAAGTTAAATAGAATACTCGAACCAGGCATACATATAAAAATTCCATTAATTGAAGAAAAATTAATTGTACCAGTAAAGATCGTACAAGAAGTTAAATTTGGTTTTAATACAAATAATAACACAGGACTTAACTTGAACGAAGATGACGGAATCATTATTACTGGTGACTTAAATATAATTAAGGTTGAATGGTTAGTACAATATAAAATCAGTGATCCATATTCTTTTATGTTCAAAGTAGAAGATCCTGCAAAAACTATAACAGACATTGCAAAATCATCAATGAACAGATTAATTGGGGACAATACTATTTTTGAAATAATTAATGATAATAGAGTTGGTGTCACAGAAGGAGTAAAAGCCTCTATGAATGAAATCATAAAAACATATGATTTAGGAATTGATATTGTTCAAGTACAAATCCGAAATGCTATGCCACCAAAAGGAAAAGTTTATGAGGCATTTGAAGATGTTAATATCGCAATTCAGGATAAAAATAAATTCATTAACGAGGGAAGAAAAAAATTCAATCAAATAATCCCAAAAATCAGAGGAGAAGCCCTCAAACTGATAGAAGAAGCCAAGGGATATAAGGAAAACAGAATAAATACCGCATTAGCTGAGACCGCCATTTTTAATGCAATCCTAAATGCATACATTAAAGATCCAGAAATTACAAGAGAGAGAATCTACAACGAAGCAATGAAGGAAATCCTTGAGAGTAAAGACAACATTGAAATAATTGACAAAAACTTAAATAATTTTCTCCCATTTAAGGAGGTTAAATAA
- the hflC gene encoding protease modulator HflC, with translation MKYILKFLFSIAKILAFTLIFSLISLAIMQPLYILKENEISITTRLGKIERTENKAGLKYKIPFIENVQIFPKNILRWDGEPQRIPTGGEEKQLIWIDTTARWKIVDINQFYTAIKTMNRASTIINAAIEPAVRGVIAKYPLLEIIRSSNDPIQRLSDGVLTPQEITDNTTYKITKGRKIIENEIIEVSNKNTKDIGIEIVDVLIRKIGYDPSLIDSVHNRMISERQQIAEEQRSTGIAEQTEILGSIEKEKLKLLSEAKAEAAKIKAEGDHEAAQIYAKAYSKNIEFYKFWQALESYKTTLKDKRKIFSTNMDFFRYLHNKK, from the coding sequence ATGAAATATATACTAAAATTTTTATTCTCTATTGCCAAGATTTTAGCTTTTACATTAATATTTAGCTTAATATCGTTAGCTATAATGCAACCCCTCTATATTTTAAAAGAAAATGAAATTTCAATCACCACAAGACTTGGTAAAATTGAAAGAACTGAAAATAAAGCAGGACTTAAATATAAAATTCCATTTATTGAAAATGTACAAATATTTCCCAAAAATATACTTAGATGGGATGGAGAACCTCAAAGGATTCCAACAGGAGGAGAAGAAAAACAATTAATCTGGATAGATACAACTGCTAGGTGGAAAATTGTCGACATTAATCAATTCTATACAGCAATTAAAACAATGAATAGAGCTTCTACAATAATTAATGCAGCTATTGAACCTGCAGTCAGAGGTGTTATTGCCAAGTATCCTTTGCTTGAAATTATCAGAAGTTCAAATGATCCAATTCAACGTCTATCTGATGGGGTTTTAACACCACAAGAAATTACAGATAACACAACTTACAAGATCACAAAAGGTCGCAAAATAATTGAAAATGAAATAATTGAAGTTTCTAACAAAAATACAAAAGACATTGGTATTGAAATTGTTGACGTTCTTATTAGAAAAATTGGTTATGATCCAAGTTTAATTGATTCTGTACATAACAGAATGATTTCAGAAAGACAACAAATTGCAGAAGAACAAAGAAGTACAGGAATTGCTGAACAAACGGAAATCCTTGGTAGCATTGAAAAAGAAAAGCTAAAATTATTAAGTGAGGCAAAAGCTGAAGCAGCTAAAATTAAAGCTGAAGGGGATCATGAGGCTGCACAAATCTATGCAAAGGCTTATAGCAAAAACATTGAATTTTACAAATTTTGGCAAGCACTAGAGAGTTACAAAACAACACTCAAAGACAAACGAAAAATATTCTCAACAAATATGGATTTTTTCAGATACTTACATAATAAAAAATAA